The Edaphobacter flagellatus sequence CTGCGGGTGCTCCACGCGCAGGTAATTCAATGAAATGTAGGAGGCGACTCCTTTGCTGACGACGCGCGAAAAGAAGTTGCGTATCTTGACGCGAAGCAGAACGCGATCCACCGAGAGATATGGAGCTTCGCCTTCCGCCTCCAAACCATGAATAACCAGCCCATCCACCTCGACCGCAAGATGCCACAGATCGAAATGAACCTGCTTCAACTCCACTCGCCCGCCGGTTGTATCACCCAGCACGGCCACGATCTCCGTACGGACCCGGCCTTCAAAATCCGCCGTCGTCGTGTACCACGCGAAGATCCCGAAGACCACCAGCAGAAACGCTACGATGCCGCCAATCGTCCACAGCGTGCCGCGAGTAATCCGTGCGGCAATCGAGCGCTCGACCTTCTTCAGCTTAGCCTTGACCTGGTCGCGTGTCTCCTCCAGCCGGGTCTCAATCTTTTCGCGTCGCGCCTCGATCCTTTCCTCGAGGCTGCGTTTCTCTTCCGGAGGTTTTGGCGTCTGTTGCTCGTCGCTCACGGCGCTACCTCTCCAGGCCTCATCACCCACACGTTGCCCTGTGCCCGCAACGATTTCAGCCAGTCAACCAGCAGAGAGCCCACACGCTGCTGCAGCAGCACCTCTTCAATACGCTGCGATATCGTCTCCAGTTTCGGAGGCGTCACCTTCCGTTTGGCATACTCCGGCAACATCGTTTTCTCGTAGTAATTCTTGATCTCCTCATCGGTGATATGGATGCCATTGCGGAAGCGCACTTCGATCAATCGCAGCAGCTCCATCCTCTTTAGCCAGCGGCTGCGAAACTCAGGAACAGTGAAACCATTTGCAGCAAGAAACGACGCCCAACCATCATCTGTCTCGCAGTGATATTTTTTGCAATCAGGAATATCGCCGCGCAGCGTCTGAAGCTGCTTGTCGAGTTCTTCATCCCTGACAGCCGAATCATCAGGCTCAAGCGCAGCCTGTTGCAAGATCAACGTGCGGTCGATGATCCGCTGAATAGCCCGTTCGCGCGAAAATTCGGCCATCGAACCTCGATACGGCTGAATCGCCTCGAACCTGCGCTCCTCATCCACGTCGCTTTCAAGAATGACGTCGCCATTCACGATCGCAACAACGGCATCGATCACCGTGCCCTGTGCTGCATCTTTCGCGGTGCTCGCCTGAGGCTGCGGCTGCGAGTTCGTCTGCCCATGCACCGGCAGTACGAGCGCGATCCATACAATCCAGCTCACTCCACTCAGCAACGTATTGTGTGTCAGTAATCGCATCTCTAAAAACTCTGCCCAATACTGAAGAAGAAATTAAAGTGGCTCCCCTGTCCCACATGAGGTGGATCCGCCGAATCAATCACCGGATAGATCGGTGGATTCAGGTTATAGCTGAAGTCAAAGCGCACCGGACCGACCGGTGTTCTGTAGCGCGCACCTACACCGATGGCATGCGAAAAATAGTTGAAGTCACAGGTTCCGATCGTGCCTGAAACATTGCGGCATGTATCGCGGTTCTTTTGACGGAACCGCAGGAAGCTGGGAAACATGTCCTCCGCGTTCTGAAAAACGTTGCCCATGTCATGAAACAGCACCAGGCTCACGCTATCGCCGACATAAGGCAGAGTGGGAGGAGGCATACGCAGCTCCGTCGTATTCACAAACGCCGCAGAGCCGCCAACCGGATAGCCCGTCTGCAAGTCGCGCGGACCGGCTCCGTTGATGCCAAAGCCTCTGTGGGAGGTCGCTCCACCTGCATAGAGCCTCTCAGGCAGAGGCACCGCATTGCAGGTAGGATTCGTCGTCAGCAGTATTCCAGCGCAAACTGGATTGCCCGCATTCGGATTTACACCCGAGTCATTTTCGTAGCCAATTCGGGTATTTCTCGCCAGCGTATATCTCTTGTTGAAGAGGCGATAGTATGTGGAGTTCGTAGCATCCACCTTGAAGAAGTCCGTCTGCGATCCGAACTTCGATGACGCATAGAATAGCTGCAGCGAAGCATACAGGCCTTTGTTCGCGTCCAAAGGATTCGGCTGCCGCGTATCGTGGAACCACGTCAAACTGGGTCCTCCGACACGCACCGGTTGCGAGAGCAGCGGAATCAGTTCAGGAGCGATCTGCAGGCTATTCTGATCCACCTTTACACGTCGATAGAGAAAGTCGTAGATGAAAGTATCCGTGCGTTTCCACTTCTGCGTGAAACGAAAATCTGCCTGCAGTGTCGACGAGGCAAATGTCGTGATGTTCTGAATGTTGCTATACCCACCCGAGATCGCCGCCGAGAAATTCTTTGCATTCATGAAGTGCGGATTCTGCAGCGTCACAATCGCAATCTGCTCCAGCAATCCGTACGTCGAATGCAGCGTCACCGAATCCTCTGTGCCACGCAGATTAATACGCGATACATCCAGCGAAACACGTGGGCTCACGCCCGTCCTACCCTCAGGCGAGTAGCTCGTCTTCCCGTTCGTCTGGTTCGTCCCTCCGGGATTTCCCGTCTGCGCCTCAAAGCCGAAGCCATACGTCACATTCCAGCGCTTGGCCTCTGTCGCCTGCACCAGTGTATTTTTGCGCGGCGCATCTCCCGTCGGATTCTGCACGGCTGTAATCACTTCATTGAAGAGCGCCAGGTTGTAAAGATTTCGCTGCGTCTCCAGCAAGGCGCTCTGGTCCAGAGGATCACCAGGATGCACTAAAATTCGGTTCTCTACTACCTTTGGCCGCGTAAAGTGCAAGCCCGACAGCAGCACGCGATCCACAAACACCTGCTGCCCTTCATCCACGGTCAACACCACATCCGTATTGGTTGCGACCTTTGCCTCTTTATGAATCTGAACATCGACCTTCACCTGATCGAAACCGTGGCTCAGATAGTACGAAAGCACCGTGTCACGATCTCCCGAAAGCGTCGCCAGCGAAAACGGCTGCCCCTCCTGCGCGTTCATCAGCCCTTTTACATCCTGCATCCGGGTTGCATCCACGCCTACCAGATCAATCGTGCCAAATTTCTTCTGCGGCCCTTCAACGATGTTGTAGACCACCGTGATCCGTCCCTTTGTACCCGACGTATCACGGTCCTTCACATCCGTCGTCACCTGCGCCTCATCAAAACCATTCGCTCTGTATAGTGCCTGAATCGCACTCACATCGCTGGCCACCAACCCGGGGCTATACCGACCGCTCCGCAGATAGGCATCCGCCTTCTTCACCCGCATACGCTCACGGAGAATATCGTCGGAAAAATATTTGTTCCCCTTCAGCGTCACTTCCGTCACTTTGTGCTTGATGCCACGATCAACGACAAACACCACACTCTCGTTCTGCGACCCTTCGCCGATCACCTTCACTTCGACCGTTGCATCAAAATATCCCTGCTGCTGCACAAAGTCGCGGATGTTGTGCATCCCTTCATTCAGCAGGTCATTGTCAATCGTTCCTTCCTCGAAGATCGGGACCAGGAGATGCAGCCGGCTGCGCGAAACCTTTACGCCTTCCACCAGCACCTTCACCTCGGGTCCCTGGACGACGTGGAAGTCATAATCCACCTGGCGACGCGATGGAACGTAATCCTGTTTCTGCACGCTGACCGTAGCCTCCAGGCGGTCACGCTTTTGATACTGTGAACGCAACTTGCTCAGTGCGTTGGTCGTCGTATCGCGATTCACCTTGCTTCCCTGTTTCAGCTTGCCCTTCTTGCGAAACTGATCGAGCGTCATGCCAAGGTCTGCACTCTCCACCGTCACATTGCCAATCCGCGCCTGTGGGCCAACATCGACGTCATAATCCACATTGATCTGGATGTTGGCCTTGTCCAGCGCCGTTCCCGCAAAAATCTTCGGTTCGTAATACCCCTGCTGGCGCAGAATCTCGCGTATCCCATCCGTCCCATTCGCAAGCGACGATTCGGTATAAGCCGTGCCAGGTGTCAGCTTCGTGCCGTACTCCAGCAACGATGCCAATCGATCGCTCTTCACTCCCGAGATCGTCACGCGCCCGACATAAAACCGCGGAACGCCGGCAAAGACCAACACCATGCCATCGCCCGTACGCTCCCCTCGCACCGTGATGTCGCGGTATCGCCCACTGCGGAAGAGCCGCCTCGTGCTGGCGCGCACCTTCTCCGGGTCCAGAGGCTCACCTACCTTCTGCATCAGTTCATTCGGCAGCGTATCTTCCTTATCGAAGGTCACGCCCTCAAACTCGATGCGGTCGACACGCACGCCCTTCCACTGCCACACCGACGCCGCCAACCCCGGTCCAACCACCAGCGCCTGCCGCTGTGTCTGAGCAACACGCAGTCCCCGCAATGAATTGTTCCCTTGTGATGGAGCCTGCTCCGTCTCCGCACCATCGGACGGAATCGCAGCCGGTACATTCTGGGCCCGCCCCATCGGGATCAGGCACGCAAGCAGAAACAACGCCGCCAAAGACGCCCGGCTCAACTCAAGCGAGGCGTGTCTCCACCTCACCCGGCCTGGCTGCCTTGCCGTTCGACCTCGCTGCAACTGACCCAACAAATACGCCCATCCTTCTCGCAGTTCATATAACGCGCCGTGTTTTTGACCCTTCGCACCCGTCCAACGACAGCAACCTCTATTGCTTGGATGCCGTTCCTTCCGTCTCGCGCCCTGACGGTTCGCCCTTCTTATGGTGCATTCCCTATACTACGAAAAGAGCTGCCTCCTTCGGTGGCCAAAACACGAGCCTCTATGCCTCAAACTTCGCTCGATACCGCCCCCTCTGTGATGCCCTCTCCTCAGGCAGATCCAGCAGCGCCCCCTCCCATCGATGACCGGGAGCGCTACTCCCGCCAGGTTCTCTTTCCCGGCATTGGAGCAGACGGACAGCTTGCCCTCTTACGCGCACACGTCGCTATCGTAGGCTGTGGAGCAACCGGTGCCGCTGCCGCCTCCCTTCTGGCCCGCGCTGGCGTCGGAACGCTCACGCTCATCGACCGCGATTTCGTCGAGTTCTCCAATCTTCAGCGTCAGGTTCTCTTTGATGAGCAGGACGCCCGCGAGGCGCTTCCTAAAGCCGAAGCCGCACGCCGCAAGATCGCCCAATTCAACTCCGGCATTACCGTTTATGCGTATGTAACCGATCTGGTCCCAGCCAATATCGCGGAGCTGCTCGCCGAAGCCAATCTCATCCTCGATGCAACCGACAACTTCGAAACCCGCTACCTCATCAACGATTACGCCGTCGAGCAGGGAAAGCCCTGGATCTATGCCGCCGCCATTGGAGCCTACGCCGCAACGATGAACATCCTCCCCCGTGGCGAAGCAGATGCAACACTGTCATGGGAGCCCACCGCCTGCCTCGCCTGCGTCTTTCCAAAACCGCCCAGCGGCCCAGTCGAAACCTGCGACACCGCAGGCATCCTCTCCACCGCCGTCAACTTCGCTGCCTCCATCCAGGTCACCGAAGCCCTCAAGCTCCTTACCGGCCAATCCGCACGCATGCGGCGCACATTGCTCTCCTTCGATCTCTGGTCGTCCGAACGCTCCGAAATATCATCGGCAAAACCTCGCCCCGACTGTGAGGTCTGTGGCCAACGCATCTTTGCCCACCTTGCAGGCGAAGGACGCCCACACATCACGCTCTGCGGACGCAACTCCGTACAGATTCACGAGCACCATCGCCCCGTCGACTTCGCCTCCATGCGCGAACGTCTTGCGCCCCACGGCACCGTACGCTTCAACGAGCTCCTCCTGCGCTTCGAGCGCCCTCCGTACACCATCACGCTTTTTGCCGATGGTCGAGCCATCGTGCAGGGAACTACGGACACCACCGTAGCGCGCACACTTTACGCGCGCTACATCGGAAGCTAAGCACTTGCAATATCGTTTCTTGCAGAATCTGCACATCCCCGACACAACCTTTTTCCCCGTAAAGCATTCAAATTCCATAACATGCAATTTTCTCTTCTTTTCAGTAGGCTTAAGAACAGGCGAAACGAAGCGTTGACCGAAACATACCGACCCGGAGTTAAGCCA is a genomic window containing:
- a CDS encoding peptidylprolyl isomerase, whose amino-acid sequence is MRLLTHNTLLSGVSWIVWIALVLPVHGQTNSQPQPQASTAKDAAQGTVIDAVVAIVNGDVILESDVDEERRFEAIQPYRGSMAEFSRERAIQRIIDRTLILQQAALEPDDSAVRDEELDKQLQTLRGDIPDCKKYHCETDDGWASFLAANGFTVPEFRSRWLKRMELLRLIEVRFRNGIHITDEEIKNYYEKTMLPEYAKRKVTPPKLETISQRIEEVLLQQRVGSLLVDWLKSLRAQGNVWVMRPGEVAP
- a CDS encoding POTRA domain-containing protein, whose translation is MAALFLLACLIPMGRAQNVPAAIPSDGAETEQAPSQGNNSLRGLRVAQTQRQALVVGPGLAASVWQWKGVRVDRIEFEGVTFDKEDTLPNELMQKVGEPLDPEKVRASTRRLFRSGRYRDITVRGERTGDGMVLVFAGVPRFYVGRVTISGVKSDRLASLLEYGTKLTPGTAYTESSLANGTDGIREILRQQGYYEPKIFAGTALDKANIQINVDYDVDVGPQARIGNVTVESADLGMTLDQFRKKGKLKQGSKVNRDTTTNALSKLRSQYQKRDRLEATVSVQKQDYVPSRRQVDYDFHVVQGPEVKVLVEGVKVSRSRLHLLVPIFEEGTIDNDLLNEGMHNIRDFVQQQGYFDATVEVKVIGEGSQNESVVFVVDRGIKHKVTEVTLKGNKYFSDDILRERMRVKKADAYLRSGRYSPGLVASDVSAIQALYRANGFDEAQVTTDVKDRDTSGTKGRITVVYNIVEGPQKKFGTIDLVGVDATRMQDVKGLMNAQEGQPFSLATLSGDRDTVLSYYLSHGFDQVKVDVQIHKEAKVATNTDVVLTVDEGQQVFVDRVLLSGLHFTRPKVVENRILVHPGDPLDQSALLETQRNLYNLALFNEVITAVQNPTGDAPRKNTLVQATEAKRWNVTYGFGFEAQTGNPGGTNQTNGKTSYSPEGRTGVSPRVSLDVSRINLRGTEDSVTLHSTYGLLEQIAIVTLQNPHFMNAKNFSAAISGGYSNIQNITTFASSTLQADFRFTQKWKRTDTFIYDFLYRRVKVDQNSLQIAPELIPLLSQPVRVGGPSLTWFHDTRQPNPLDANKGLYASLQLFYASSKFGSQTDFFKVDATNSTYYRLFNKRYTLARNTRIGYENDSGVNPNAGNPVCAGILLTTNPTCNAVPLPERLYAGGATSHRGFGINGAGPRDLQTGYPVGGSAAFVNTTELRMPPPTLPYVGDSVSLVLFHDMGNVFQNAEDMFPSFLRFRQKNRDTCRNVSGTIGTCDFNYFSHAIGVGARYRTPVGPVRFDFSYNLNPPIYPVIDSADPPHVGQGSHFNFFFSIGQSF
- a CDS encoding ThiF family adenylyltransferase, translating into MPSPQADPAAPPPIDDRERYSRQVLFPGIGADGQLALLRAHVAIVGCGATGAAAASLLARAGVGTLTLIDRDFVEFSNLQRQVLFDEQDAREALPKAEAARRKIAQFNSGITVYAYVTDLVPANIAELLAEANLILDATDNFETRYLINDYAVEQGKPWIYAAAIGAYAATMNILPRGEADATLSWEPTACLACVFPKPPSGPVETCDTAGILSTAVNFAASIQVTEALKLLTGQSARMRRTLLSFDLWSSERSEISSAKPRPDCEVCGQRIFAHLAGEGRPHITLCGRNSVQIHEHHRPVDFASMRERLAPHGTVRFNELLLRFERPPYTITLFADGRAIVQGTTDTTVARTLYARYIGS